A genomic stretch from Podospora pseudoanserina strain CBS 124.78 chromosome 3, whole genome shotgun sequence includes:
- a CDS encoding hypothetical protein (EggNog:ENOG503NXHT; COG:S), whose amino-acid sequence MAEVANIVAGVFQLIPLCNAGFVLIKDVVQLEQKLSEQRIRIQNHQNNFRSWCEIWGPSETRERKFKHYAQDNPVSAKAVLRQLALNSRLFFDIKGLDRYGFEIKKLIPTDHRIQHLDDFHFETNADLDPQNINRFEAKCNTNLLVMRRIQFSLVSGGKGVDELIARFREFNEVLWGYGQPLELARLNKGIYDNLNQLTGDQLDKLLAAYTRESETSRDSVSAGNYRSLAKMINLRAHAIQGAPGRPHVFGASSFHMTDNYRVDSRGTSTMALLYDYPKKGDHRVALIEWVQNAQVSGKRREIEKLALLLNVPKPDEMSMLDSYGILDDLQRTNRLGFVLKPPINIRTNLPQPLPPGAISERRMPINLRQLIKTRDGLDLGVRFDIAKKLVDAVHMMHAVDWAHKYVAPSHFKPDTANRLHRNIRPNNILFFPLGSIGDESSTQAAHRVFDLSSPFIAGYSNGAASGINLKLDYYEHPARRNDPQIAYRRLYDLYSLGCVLLELALWTTIDKQIEHDPGSREASYKVIRALSLKPTLDRMVGKIFADVIRDCIALGEKSSLDNPAKFGTDIASRLAQCVA is encoded by the exons ATGGCTGAGGTCGCGAACATTGTTGCAGGCGTCTTTCAGTTGATTCCTCTTTGCAACG CCGGATTCGTTTTGATCAAAGATGTTGTACAGCTAGAGCAGAAACTGAGCGAGCAACGGATACGGATTCAGAATCATCAAAAC AATTTCCGGTCATGGTGTGAAATATGGGGGCCCTCCGAAACTCGAGAACGAAAGTTTAAACACTACGCCCAGGACAACCCAGTGAGCGCCAAAGCTGTGCTGCGTCAGCTGGCTCTCAACTCTCGCCTGTTCTTTGACATCAAAGGCCTTGACCGATATGGCttcgagatcaagaagctgatACCCACGGACCACCGAATTCAACACCTTGACGATTTTCACTTTGAAACCAATGCTGACCTCGACCCGCAAAACATCAACCGCTTCGAGGCCAAATGCAACACCAACTTattggtgatgagaagaatCCAGTTCTCACTGGTAAGCGGTGGAAAGGGCGTCGATGAACTGATTGCAAGATTCCGAGAGTTCAATGAGGTCTTATGGGGTTATGGCCAGCCCTTGGAACTGGCCCGTCTAAACAAGGGCATATACGACAACCTCAATCAGCTGACGGGAGATCAACTAGATAAACTTCTCGCCGCCTACACGCGGGAGTCTGAGACCTCACGAGACTCAGTGAGTGCTGGTAACTATCGTTCGTTGGCAAAGATGATCAACTTGCGAGCCCATGCCATCCAAGGGGCTCCTGGAAGACCCCATGTGTTTGGAGCCAGTTCGTTTCACATGACAGACAACTACAGAGTAGACAGTCGCGGCACGTCCACAATGGCGCTTCTTTACGATTATCCAAAGAAAGGTGATCACCGAGTTGCGCTCATAGAATGGGTGCAGAACGCACAGGTTTCAGGCAAAAGACGGGAGATTGAGAAACTGGCACTTCTATTGAATGTTCCCAAGCCAGACGAGATGTCTATGCTTGACTCCTATGGAATATTAGACGACCTACAACGCACCAACCGGCTTGGTTTTGTCCTAAAACCGCCCATCAATATCCGAACTAATCTTCCTCAACCATTGCCACCAGGAGCCATCTCGGAACGACGGATGCCCATCAACTTGAGACAGCTCATCAAAACCCGGGATGGTCTGGACCTAGGCGTGAGGTTCGACATTGCCAAGAAGCTTGTTGATGCTGTCCACATGATGCACGCCGTAGACTGGGCGCACAAGTATGTTGCCCCATCACACTTCAAGCCTGACACGGCTAATCGTTTACATAGGAACATCCGACCCAACAACATTTTGTTCTTCCCTCTGGGCAGTATTGGCGACGAATCCTCGACCCAAGCCGCCCACAGAGTTTTTGACCTTTCGAGTCCTTTCATCGCTGGTTATAGCAACGGCGCAGCTTCTGGTATCAACTTGAAACTCGACTACTACGAGCATCCAGCAAGACGCAACGACCCTCAGATAGCCTATCGACGCCTCTATGATCTCTATAGTCTGGGCTGTGTCTTGCTTGAATTGGCGCTCTGGACAACGATAGACAAACAAATTGAGCACGATCCCGGGAGCAGAGAAGCGTCTTACAAGGTCATCCGAGCGCTTTCCCTTAAACCTACGTTGGATAG GATGGTGGGCAAGATCTTTGCAGACGTCATCCGCGACTGTATCGCCCTGGGTGAGAAGAGTTCACTCGACAACCCTGCAAAGTTCGGCACGGATATCGCATCCAGGTTGGCTCAATGTGTTGCTTGA
- the MLH3 gene encoding DNA mismatch repair protein (COG:L; EggNog:ENOG503NZFP): protein MSIQQLPGDVVAQIKSSTIITSLNTAVCGLLRNSLDARSTKINISVDYGRGSCSVEDNGVGIPPSNFREGGGLGQLHYTSKYPPSADCHGKHGEFLASLGALSLLTVTSHHRDYRSHNSLTIHKSNVVTRNVPALPEQRILDFSSGTRVVVRDLFGYLPVRVKQRATEVERLGTSRYFDQLIHEAVALLLAWPGEVAVNLQDSIARRTVSLQTSPLADIEKHHLLSARDVLLRTPKLLLAASLLDQENPKSWVSIGATAPGITVRGCVSLEPAATKRVQFIALGIQPSLNEGHSNFLYDEVNNVFANSSFGTIEEAGVDDDGCPQKMAGFTRKELKPRKGVDRWPMFFLQIILEHGLGSVDANDFLDERRPNLSIIVDLLQVMAYEFLKKHMFRPRSVHAIKQLKTGTVSGSDFAFETNRKSASQLPVARSASRLSVRTKASRKSTTRDTETRSASPFSSWPKTKHAVQPQIELKRAVSLPMGRTSSGTSIAGCSNAISDGSETVEKPHDPVADTSAEPMIWIDPVTKIKSIIDPRTGFAMRPKQGSNKRPSLDRRRSSTALRDWKPSTNTRGRSFFLPTERPIPRLPQESDTLGCEGGEHGCHGLGVITLENSNNSVSTALEGRISKDTLRKAEVVNQVDEKFVLVKVFNQAGTVHRRDLVDSPLLVIIDQHAADERYRVEALLKEYFVPDPDDGRSLVAARTHLDKKLFFDLSRQEGELLVRFKRHFAYWGVIYDVTTHDQASRVTVEVQALPPSIVERCRLEPRLLVELLRNEIWKLHENPSKQAGIVPRLPIGDEANHQWFSRFHNCPEGIIELIHSRACRSSIMFNDVLTKEQCFQLVQKLAACAFPFQCAHGRPSMVPLVHLGPSSSVGSFGMAREKNGKKRLLCDIRKWKDSVGRANQT from the exons ATGTCGATACAGCAACTGCCCGGGGACGTTGTTGCTCAAATCAAATCATCCACTATCATTACCTCGCTGAACACTGCCGTCTGTGGTCTGCTTCGAAATTCTTTGGATGCCAGATCTACGAAGATCAACATCTCAGTTGACTATGGGCGTGGAAGCTGCTCTGTCGAAGACAACGGTGTTGGCATTCCTCCATCCAATTTtcgggagggtggggggctAGGCCAACTGCACT ATACTTCAAAATACCCGCCGTCCGCAGACTGTCACGGCAAACATGGCGAGTTCCTGGCATCTCTAGGCGCTCTCTCTTTGTTGACCGTCACGTCACATCACCGTGATTACCGGTCACACAACTCGCTTACCATACACAAGTCCAACGTGGTGACACGGAATGTTCCAGCCCTGCCTGAACAGCGCATATTGGACTTTTCCAGCGGGACTCGTGTTGTCGTCCGTGATCTTTTCGGCTACCTGCCTGTCCGCGTCAAGCAGAGAGCTACAGAAGTGGAGCGATTGGGCACAAGTAGGTATTTCGATCAGCTGATCCACGAAGCCGTTGCTCTTCTGCTTGCTTGGCCAGGAGAGGTGGCTGTAAATCTCCAGGATTCGATTGCTCGAAGAACAGTGTCTCTCCAGACATCTCCACTTGCTGATATCGAGAAACACCATTTACTGTCAGCTCGGGATGTTCTTTTGCGAACAcccaagcttcttcttgcagcGTCCTTGTTGGACCAAGAGAATCCGAAGTCGTGGGTCTCGATTGGTGCCACTGCTCCAGGCATTACCGTGAGAGGCTGCGTGTCACTGGAACCAGCAGCTACGAAGAGAGTGCAGTTCATCGCTCTCGGCATCCAGCCATCCCTCAACGAAGGTCACTCAAACTTCCTCTACGATGAAGTCAACAATGTGTTTGCCAACTCCAGCTTCGGTACCATCGAAGAAGCTGGCGTTGATGACGACGGTTGTCCACAGAAGATGGCTGGCTTCACCCGCAAAGAGCTGAAGCCAAGAAAAGGCGTGGACCGATGGCCCATGTTTTTTCTCCAGATCATATTAGAGCACGGGTTGGGTTCTGTGGATGCGAATGACTTTCTAGATGAAAGGCGGCCGAATCTCTCCATCATTGTTGACCTGCTTCAAGTGATGGCATATGAGTTCTTGAAGAAGCACATGTTTCGACCAAGGTCTGTTCACGCCATTAAGCAGCTCAAAACTGGAACGGTCTCTGGTTCTGATTTTGCTTTCGAGACGAACCGAAAATCAGCTTCGCAGCTGCCGGTAGCCAGGTCTGCTTCGAGACTAAGTGTTCGCACAAAGGCTTCAAGGAAGTCGACCACACGGGACACCGAGACACGCTCTGCATCACCATTTTCATCATGGCCCAAAACCAAGCATGCCGTCCAGCCACAAATTGAACTCAAGAGAGCAGTGTCATTGCCTATGGGTCGCACCTCGAGTGGCACGTCTATAGCCGGCTGTTCCAATGCCATCTCGGATGGTTCAGAGACAGTTGAAAAGCCGCATGATCCAGTCGCAGATACATCTGCTGAGCCAATGATCTGGATTGACCCTGTTACCAAAATCAAGTCGATAATTGATCCACGGACTGGTTTTGCGATGAGGCCCAAACAGGGTTCCAATAAAAGGCCGAGCCTTGAtcggagaagaagctcaacagCGCTCAGGGACTGGAAACCTAGCACAAACACCCGGGGCCGGTCCTTTTTCTTGCCAACGGAACGGCCCATCCCTAGGCTACCCCAGGAATCAGACACGCTTGGCTGCGAAGGAGGTGAACATGGCTGCCATGGGCTTGGGGTAATTACCCTCGAGAACAGCAATAACAGTGTTTCGACTGCTCTGGAAGGGAGAATATCCAAAGACACGCTACGAAAAGCCGAAGTGGTGAATCAAGTGGATGAAAAGTTTGTGTTGGTGAAAGTCTTCAACCAGGCTGGAACAGTCCACAGAAGAGATCTCGTCGATTCTCCGCTGCTGGTGATCATAGACCAACATGCCGCTGACGAGCGTTACCGGGTTGAAGCTCTGCTGAAAGAGTACTTCGTGCCGGACCCAGATGACGGCAGGAGTTTGGTGGCGGCCAGAACGCATTTGGACAAGAAGTTGTTCTTTGACTTGTCTAGGCAAGAAGGAGAGCTGCTTGTGAGGTTCAAAAGGCATTTTGCTTATTGGGGTGTTATCTACGACGTGACAACCCACGACCAGGCATCGAGGGTCACGGTGGAGGTTCAGGCCTTGCCGCCCAGTATAGTGGAACGGTGCCGTCTTGAACCCAGGCTTCTTGTTGAACTGCTCCGGAATGAGATCTGGAAGCTGCATGAAAACCCCAGCAAACAGGCTGGCATCGTGCCACGGCTCCCGATCGGTGACGAGGCCAATCATCAGTGGTTCTCCAGGTTCCACAACTGTCCAGAGGGAATCATTGAGTTGATCCACTCCAGGGCTTGCCGAA GCAGTATCATGTTCAATGACGTCCTGACCAAGGAGCAATGCTTTCAGCTAGTGCAGAAACTGGCTGCATGCGCCTTCCCGTTCCAATGTGCCCACGGCAGGCCGTCGATGGTGCCTCTGGTGCATCTCGGGCCGAGCAGCAGTGTCGGGTCTTTCGGCATGGCCAGGGAAAAGAATGGGAAGAAACGGCTGTTGTGTGATATCCGGAAGTGGAAGGACAGTGTGGGAAGGGCGAATCAGACCTGA
- the VPS11 gene encoding Vacuolar protein sorting-associated protein 11 (BUSCO:EOG09260FZZ; COG:O; EggNog:ENOG503NV9U) gives MALTWRSFDFFESTPITPSDPTSRSFFDNPSHFSQSVASVCSGSESLFLGGFDGTVRIIGPNFKILREFTAYDNGSSVTHMRQVEGTSLLVTIGEGGAGEDLEPGQPVVRVWSLDKVNKKDGNPGLLSSVVVNNGKRPFPISAFTATDDLTQLAVGFANGAVVVVRGDLIHDLGTKQRVIYESDEPITGVEMHVDGGVGLTTLFVATTARVLKVVISGKGHGQPPKTVEDEGCGVGCMVVDRRSGEIVVAREDAVYYYTLEGRGPPTAYEGAKKLVAVYGDYIAVVSPPTPAGEADTTRRRFWGGAADSIYTFTLIHPELRIIAHSETVLADVKHIFALWADLYMLTLDGKIFRYHEKTLQQRLDMLYQRNLYTLAVDLAQKCGMDAQQQNIIYRKYGDYLYQKGNYDEAMTQYIKAIDSTEPSQVIRKFLDTQRIHNLIEYLEELHEHHKATSDHTTLLLNCYAKLKDIDKLEKFIKSEGDLKFDLDTAISMCRQGGYYEQAAYLAKKHGEHDLVVDILIEDSHAYNEALDFIWHLDPETAHPCLMKYARVLIEHCPSDATQLFIDYHTGKYKPRVDAPITAEAAPVTTNGGFAAGAANAVSNLSSLLPLPYMNTAVLASNNNANAKPTVGDMSLKQEAIAIKYTPPKPRTAFSSFIDHPDEFIVFLEACLQDDALSKEDKTDIYTTLFEMYLHKSNEKKSDAHREKWEAKAKSLIEADKSLPATQEKPQIENSNVLLLSHLSNFRDGTTLVKEQSGLLFDIFRSYTSAKDTKGAIKALAKYGPEEPQLYPAALSYLTSDAKILDEAGPDELAAVLDRIDKGGLMAPLQVVQTLSKNSVASMGMIKPYLAKRIEAERLDIQENKRVVSQFRTETMARRQEIADLGGKPAVFQATRCGQCGGGLELPVVHFLCKHSFHRRCLRVTGGGEGDDNVGECPICVVDNATIRALKKSQEENSERHELFKADLEGSEDRFKTVAEWFGRGVMGAGGE, from the exons ATGGCGCTAACG TGGCGCTCCTTTGACTTTTTCGAGTCgacccccatcaccccctcgGACCCGACCTCCCGCTCCTTCTTCGACAACCCTTCCCACTTCTCCCAGTCCGTCGCCTCTGTCTGCTCCGGGTCGGAATCCTTGTTCCTAGGCGGCTTCGACGGCACGGTGCGGATCATCGGGCCCAACTTCAAGATCTTGAGGGAGTTCACCGCCTACGACAATGGCTCCTCGGTCACCCACATGCggcaggtggaggggacCAGTTTGCTGGTTACTattggggagggaggcgcgGGGGAGGATCTGGAGCCGGGGcagccggtggtgagggtgtggagTTTGGATAAGGTTAATAAAAAGGATGGGAACCCCGGGTTGCTGAGTAGTGTTGTCGTGAATAACGGGAAGAGGCCTTTTCCCATTTCGGCGTTTACGGCGACGGATGATCTGACGCAGTTGGCGGTTGGGTTTGCGAatggggcggtggtggtggtgaggggggattTGATTCATGATTTGGGGACGAAGCAGAGGGTGATTTATGAGAGTGATGAGCCGATTACGGGGGTGGAGATgcatgttgatggtggggtggggttgacGACGCTGTTTGTGGCTACgacggcgagggtgttgaaaGTGGTGATCAGTGGGAAGGGGCATGGGCAACCCCCTAAaacggtggaggatgaggggtgtGGGGTGGGTTGTATGGTTGTTGATAGGAGGTCGGGGGAGATTgtggtggcgagggaggatgcCGTGTATTATTACacgctggaggggagggggccgcCGACGGCGTATGAGGGGGCGAAGAAGCTGGTTGCCGTGTATGGGGACTATATTGCGGTGGTGTCGCCGCCGACGccggcgggggaggcggatacgacgaggaggaggttttgggggggtgcgGCGGATAGTATTTATACTTTTACGTTGATACATCCGGAGCTGAGGATTATTGCGCACAGTGAGACGGTGTTGGCGGATGTGAAGCATATTTTTGCGTTGTGGGCGGATTTGTATATGCTGACGCTGGATGGAAAG ATCTTCCGGTATCATGAAAAGACGCTGCAGCAACGGTTGGACATGCTCTATCAGCGCAATCTCTATACCCTTGCCGTGGACCTAGCTCAAAAGTGCGGGATGGACGCTCAGCAACAGAATATCATTTACCGGAAATATGGGGATTACCTTTACCAAAAGGGCAATTACGACGAGGCCATGACGCAGTACATCAAGGCCATAGACAGCACAGAGCCATCACAGGTCATCAGAAAGTTCCTCGACACGCAGAGGATACACAACTTGATCGAGTATCTGGAGGAGTTGCATGAGCATCACAAGGCGACATCAGATCACACAACTCTGTTGCTGAACTGTTACGCCAAGCTGAAGGATATTGACAAGCTGGAAAAGTTCATCAAGTCTGAAGGGGATCTCAAGTTTGACCTTGATACAGCTATCTCGATGTGCCGGCAGGGTGGCTACTACGAGCAAGCAGCATATCTTGCCAAGAAGCACGGGGAGCATGATCTCGTGGTGGATATCCTCATCGAGGATTCTCATGCCTACAATGAGGCGCTGGATTTCATCTGGCATCTGGATCCAGAGACAGCACACCCCTGTCTGATGAAGTATGCCCGTGTTCTGATCGAACACTGCCCATCGGATGCTACGCAGCTCTTCATCGACTATCACACCGGCAAGTATAAGCCACGAGTGGATGCCCCCATCACAGCCGAGGCCGCCCCTGTAACGACAAACGGAGGGTTTGCAGCGGGAGCGGCCAATGCCGTTTCCAACCTCAGCAGTTTGCTACCACTGCCGTACATGAACACGGCGGTGCTAGCAAGCAATAACAATGCCAATGCAAAGCCAACAGTGGGCGACATGTCCCTCAAGCAAgaggccatcgccatcaagtacacccctcccaaaccacgAACGGCCTTTTCATCCTTTATCGACCACCCAGACGAGTTCATCGTCTTTCTCGAAGCCTGCCTCCAAGATGACGCCCTGTCAAAAGAAGACAAAACGGACATTTACACCACCCTGTTTGAGATGTACCTCCACAAATCCAACGAAAAGAAATCCGACGCCCACCGCGAGAAGTgggaggccaaggccaagtcCCTGATCGAAGCCGACAAATCCCTACCAGCAACGCAAGAGAAACCCCAGATTGAAAACTCCAACGTCCTTTTGCTCTCTCACCTTTCCAACTTTAGGGATGGAACCACGCTGGTGAAGGAGCAGTCGGGTTTGCTGTTTGACATTTTTCGCTCTTATACATCAGCAAAGGACACCAAGGGGGCGATCAAGGCGCTGGCTAAATACGGGCCGGAAGAACCGCAACTCTACCCCGCGGCGTTGTCGTATCTGACGTCTGACGCGAAGATTCTTGACGAAGCAGGGCCGGATGAGCTGGCGGCTGTGCTGGATAGGATTGATAAGGGGGGTTTGATGGCCCCGCTGCAGGTGGTGCAGACACTGTCGAAGAACAGTGTCGCGAGCATGGGGATGATCAAGCCCTACCTGGCCAAGAGGATAGAGGCTGAGCGGTTGGACATTCAAGAAAATAAACGTGTGGTCAGCCAGTTCAGGACGGagacgatggcgaggaggcagGAGATTGCTGATCTGGGGGGGAAGCCGGCCGTGTTTCAGGCTACGAGGTGTGGGCAGTgcggtggggggttggagctgCCGGTGGTGCACTTTTTGTGCAAGCATAGTTTTCACAGGAGGTGTTTGCGGGTTaccgggggaggggagggggatgataatGTGGGGGAGTGTCCGATCTGCGTGGTGGATAATGCGACGATCAgggcgttgaagaagagCCAGGAAGAGAATAGTGAGAGGCATGAGTTGTTTAAGGCTGATTTGGAGGGGAGTGAGGATCGGTTCAAGACGGTGGCGGAAtggtttggaaggggggtgatgggggctgggggggagtAG
- the ARO2 gene encoding bifunctional chorismate synthase/riboflavin reductase [NAD(P)H] aro2 (COG:E; BUSCO:EOG09262DUV; EggNog:ENOG503NUJB) yields the protein MDGNTFGKGFTVTTWGESHGKSVGCTIGNVPAQLRITEADVQPQLTRRRPGQSAITTPRDEKDRVEIQSGVQNGLSLGLPMMMVVKNEDQRPKDYGNKTMDMYPRPSHADFTTQAKYGIKSESGGGRSSARETIARVAAGAVAEKYMMDAFGIEIVAFTSSIGGIDLFPPTPEHPTPVTDPKFHEFLDNISRETVDKFLPVRCPDQAISDKMVQLITEFKDRNDSIGGTVTCVVRNVPVGLGEPAFDKLEAMLAHAMLSIPATKSFEIGSGLTACTTPGSIHNDPFVSTKGREVPPSVAKSGAYLKGFTRPKLTTKTNFSGGIQGGITNGAPIYFKVGFKPPATIGQDQLTATYDGESEGVLAAKGRHDPCVVPRAIPIVEAMAAITVMDALVRHFGPKTLSQYLPYYREPNEKGEAQVAAPDDQL from the exons ATGGACGGAAACACATTTGGAAAGGGCTTCACAGTCACCAC CTGGGGCGAGTCCCACGGAAAGTCGGTCGGATGCACAATTGGAAATGTTCCTGCTCAGCTGAGAATCACCGAGGCCGATGTTCAGCCACAATTGACCCGCCGCCGTCCTGGCCAGAGCGCCATCACAACCCCCCGCGACGAGAAGGACAGAGTTGAGATCCAGTCTGGTGTTCAAAATGGcctctccctcggcctccccatgatgatggtggtcaaGAACGAGGATCAGCGCCCCAAGG ACTACGGAAACAAGACCATGGACATGTACCCAAGGCCCAGCCATGCCGACTTCACCACCCAGGCGAAATACGGAATCAAGTCGGAAAGTGGAGGTGGCAGAAGCAGTGCCCGCGAGACCATCGCCCGTGTCGCTGCCGGCGCTGTTGCCGAGAAGTACATGATGGACGCCTTCGGCATCGAGATCGTTGCGTTCACCAGCTCCATCGGCGGCATCGACCTCTTTCCCCCTACCCCTGAGCACCCAACCCCCGTCACCGACCCCAAGTTCCACGAGTTCCTCGACAACATCTCTCGCGAGACCGTCGACAAGTTCCTCCCCGTCCGCTGCCCCGATCAGGCCATCTCCGACAAGATGGTCCAGTTGATCACCGAATTCAAGGACCGCAACGACAGCATCGGCGGCACCGTCACCTGCGTCGTCCGCAACGTCCCCGTCGGTCTCGGCGAGCCTGCCTTCGACAAGCTCGAGGCCATGCTCGCCCACGCTATGCTCAGCATTCCCGCCACCAAGAGCTTCGAGATCGGATCCGGCCTCACAGCCTGCACCACCCCGGGCTCCATCCACAACGACCCCTTCGTCTCTACCAAGGGCAGAGAGGTCCCACCATCAGTCGCCAAGAGCGGCGCCTACCTCAAGGGATTCACCCGTcccaagctcaccaccaagaccaacttCTCTGGTGGCATCCAGGGTGGCATCACCAACGGTGCTCCTATTTACTTCAAGGTCGGCTTCAAGCCCCCTGCCACCATTGGCCAGGACCAGCTCACTGCAACCTACGACGGCGAGTCAGAGGGTGTTTTGGCCGCCAAGGGGAGACACGACCCCTGCGTCGTGCCCCGTGCTATTCCCATTGTTGAGGCCATGGCTGCTATCACTGTGATGGATGCGCTCGTCAGACATTTCGGTCCCAAGACTCTGAGCCAGTACCTCCCTTACTACAGGGAACCAAATGAGAAGGGCGAGGCGCAGGTTGCGGCACCGGATGATCAGCTTTAA
- a CDS encoding hypothetical protein (COG:H; BUSCO:EOG09263HE6; EggNog:ENOG503NTYI): MATPALRNAWRIRSILSTRCARPITTKAISQKFQIYTSSSANPYLNLSIEHHLLEKSDPDSTILFLYTNDPCVVIGRNQNPWTEVNLPQLAQTRIKFGQLKHHLVRRRSGGGTVVHDHGNANWSVICPKDVFDRDKHALMVVEALKNMGIKGVKVNERHDIVQEAQDAEGPEPAPSTYKISGSAYKLTGKRALHHGTLLLNSDLSDISGLLRSPAAPYIAAQGVESVRSPVCNVGVEDNADFYKAVIDQFMTMYPDSQSAEVKGVEQQEALNHDNIWKGVQELLSPKWLWESTPKFRLASHPTPEDPRPRPHPPSNFFLTLTARHSEILDLQTDSPLFRSEDHTASLNFLLKQKIHEVPKYCDLREWKHYINFRIENGKSLTLRNESVGSICKWLLGDDMLATGPIRGINKSLKTKLKELKHCRDGGKPLVLDHAAFVFGKPEYGWYVVDKQ; the protein is encoded by the exons ATGGCCACACCTGCCCTCCGAAATGCCTGGCGCATACGCTCCATATTATCAACGAGGTGCGCTCGGCCAATAACCACCAAAGCAATCTCCCAAAAGTTCCAAATCTAcacctccagctcagccAACCCAtacctcaacctctccatcgagcaccacctcctcgaAAAGTCCGACCCCGACTCgaccatcctcttcctctacACAAACGACCCATGCGTGGTAATTGGCCGCAACCAAAACCCCTGGACTGAAGTCAACCTTCCACAACTAGCACAGACAAGAATAAAATTCGGCCAGCTCAAGCACCACCTCGTCCGCCGGCGCTCAGGAGGGGGAACCGTCGTCCATGATCACGGCAACGCGAACTGGTCCGTCATCTGCCCCAAGGATGTCTTCGATAGGGATAAGCACGCGCtcatggtggtggaagcGCTGAAGAATATGGGAATAAAGGGTGTCAAGGTCAACGAAAGACATGATATTGTTCAGGAAGCGCAAGATGCCGAAGGACCCGAGCCTGCGCCGTCGACATACAAAATCTCGGGTTCGGCGTACAAGTTGACGGGCAAGCGCGCGTTGCACCATGGTACATTACTTCTCAACTCTGACTTGAGCGATATCTCGGGGTTGTTGCGcagcccagcagcaccatATATCGCCGCCCAGGGCGTGGAAAGTGTCCGGAGCCCAGTCTGCAACGTGGGAGTGGAGGATAATGCCGACTTCTACAAGGCCGTTATCGACCAGTTCATGACCATGTATCCGGATAGCCAGTCGGCTGAGGTGAAAGGGGTGGAACAGCAAGAGGCGCTGAACCATGACAATATTTGGAAAGGGGTTCAAGAGCTACTG tcCCCAAAATGGCTCTGGGAATCCACCCCTAAATTCCGCCTcgcctcccacccaacccccgaaGACCCCCGACCACGtccccaccctccatcaaaC TTCTTCCTCACTCTCACAGCCCGCCACTCAGAAATCCTCGACCTCCAAACCgactcccccctcttccgctCCGAGGACCACACCGCCTCGCTCAACTTTTTGTTGAAGCAAAAAATCCACGAAGTCCCCAAGTACTGCGACCTCCGCGAGTGGAAACACTACATCAACTTCCGCATCGAGAACGGCAAGTCGCTGACCCTCCGCAACGAGAGCGTGGGGAGCATATGcaagtggttgttgggggacGACATGTTGGCGACGGGACCGATAAGGGGGATCAACAAGAGTTTAAAGACgaagctcaaggagctgaAGCATTGCAGGGATGGGGGCAAGCCTTTGGTCTTGGACCATGCTGCGTTTGTGTTTGGCAAGCCCGAGTATGGATGGTATGTGGTAGATAAGCAATAA